The Xanthomonas sp. DAR 80977 nucleotide sequence GAGAGATGGCCGAGCGGTTTAAGGCACCGGTCTTGAAAACCGGCGAAGGGTCAAACCTTCCGTGGGTTCGAATCCCACTCTCTCCGCCAATCCATAAGAAAAACCTCGCAATTGCGGTTTTTTTTGCATTAATGTCGCGGGCTATCCACCCAGCTACCCGACCAGCCATGCCGTTCGATTTTGGGCGATCTGTCGGGCCACCCAGCGCTGCACCGCTAAAAAGCCCATGGCGGTGGGTGGCCGACGCGGATCGGCATGGGAGGAACACGTGGCCCAGAAGATCGACTCGGCGTCCGCCGCCGAGACCGCCGAGGCCATGTACTCGTTCCGCTTAGTGGCCGTGCAGCGCGACGGCAGTGGCTGGCTGGGAAGGTCGAAATGTTCTCTTGCGCCCCGATCAACTCGCATTGCGTGAGACACACGGCCGCTTCAGGGCTTCGACGCAGATGCGTCGTCACTGAGGACCTGCTTCAAGCCGTCCTCCGCAATGCGAAACGCGGTCGCGGCAAGGGCACATACCTTCTGCATCCCTTCGATGGCGATACGCTCGGATTCCGGCGTTCCCGGGGCATCTGGTACAAATCCTGCGACATTCCGAAGTTGGGCTGCCAGGCCAATACCCATGCTCAAATGTTTCGAGATCCTTGGCTCAAGGACGAACAGCCTCGAAAAGTGAGCTTCGATGGTGGGTGTTCTCTCGCGTCGGAACATCTGTAGATACGTTCGCCTGTCATCGGCGGAGGCTGACAGGCGATCCGGGAAATCTGGTGAGCTCAACTGGTCCGCCATGGCCGTGTAGTTTCGCGCGGCTGCGGCCACCTCGTGAAAAAGGTAGTAGCTGAGCAGCCGACCCTCCTCGGCGCGTAAGAAGACTTCGTTCCGATGGGCGGCTTCGGAAGTTCGATTAGCAGCTACGCTGAGCCGCCAGACCGAGAAGCCGACGAGAACAGCTACTACGACTGAGGCCCAATCGGCTGTATTGCCGTGGTCGAGTGCGAGGGGGCAGAACATGCTGGCTTCCTTCCGTGGCCCAATTCAGAGTTAGACATTGCCACAGGATACGGCTGCGGAGCACCTAGCCAGAGGGCGCGCGATCGCAAATGCGGGGCGCAACCAGATAGGCGAATTGCCCGGGCCGGTGTGGGCGGCGGTCACGCGCGCGGCGTTCGATGCGCTGTGTGGCGCTGCGTCGCTGCCGGAATCTACGGTGAGGTGTAGGGACATCCGCTAACCACAAACCGCTACCGGCAGGAGAAGGTGCAGCAAGCGCTGAAGCGGATCGACTACCGCGTTGGCGTCTGCCGCTGGGCTATATGAGGAACGGCATGAATCGTCCAGCAGTTGCAATACGTTATGGAAGAAATGGCGGAGGGGGCAGCGCGACCATCCCGCCGCGGTGCCCGCTGCCGCCAGGAAGCCAAGTACAAAAGCGGTCGGCAAAAAAGCGACGGGCCTGCTGGCGCAGCTGAAAGGAACAAGGCACAAAGGGTAACTGGAGAAAGGATGTAGCGCAGCGCCCGCCGAGCGTCCCGAACGCGACAGTGCTGCTGATGCTCGCGAGAACGCTAGCCGTAGCGCCCGACATCCAGTGGGAAAAATCCCGATCGGCATGCCGCGCGATTGCGCCGAATGAGGTCAGGAAAATCTGACCCGATATCAGGCTTTGCCCTGATAACGTTGTCGCCGGCCGGCCGCGATACTGCACCTGCCTGACGCAGGTACCGCCGCGCTTTCCTAGAGGAGCGAACAGGCTGGTCTCTCGCCCTGCGTGCCGAGCCTTGAGTAAGCCCGGCGTGGTGTTTTTTTCGGCATGATGAAAGCGCAACACGCCCAGCTGAGCGTGCTGTGAAATCTGGACGATTTTGTCTACAAATTCCGGTTGCCCTGAACAATTCACGCCGCTAGTCTGACTATGCGGCGTTCGCTGCGTTGGGGTTATACGAGATGGCCATTAGAGTTTTTTTGGTCGACGATCACGCTCTTGTCCGTACCGGCATGAAGCTGATCCTTTCGAATCAGACCGATATCGAGATCGTCGGTGAGGCCGAGAGCGGCGAGGCCGCGATGCCGCAGATCCGCCAGCTGAAGCCGGACATCGTGCTCTGCGATCTGCATATGCCAGGCGTCAGCGGGCTCGAGGTCACCGAGCGCATCGTCAAGGGCGACCACGGCACCAAGGTCATCATCGTGTCGGTGCTGGAAGACGGCCCGCTGCCCAAGCGCCTGCTCGAGGCCGGTGCGTCCGGCTACGTGGGCAAGGCGGGCGATGCGCAGGAACTGCTGCGCGCGGTGCGCGACGTGGCGATGGGCAAGCGCTACCTCGGCGCCAACATCGCGCAGAACCTGGCCCTGGCCAACCTGGAAGGCGGCGGTTCGCCGTTCGATGCGCTGTCCCCGCGCGAACTGGAAGTCGCGCTGCTGCTGACCCGCGGGCTGCGCCAGGAAGACATCGCCAAGCGCCTGAGCCTCAGCGCCAAGACGGTCAACACGCACAAGGCGCGGTTGTTCGAGAAGGTCGGCATCCACGACAACATCGCACTGGCGCGGCTGGCGACGCAGTACGGCCTGCTGGATCCGGCGCATCCGCTGTAAGCCGGCCTGTCGTACCTGCGTGATGCGAAAAAAAGCGACCTGACCGGTCGCTTTTTTTTTTGTCTGCATGCATCATGCCCGGCGATGATCGCTGGGGCGACTATGGCGAGAGTTCAGTCACTGCGGGCATTCCTGGTAGAACCTGTCGCGACTGAAGTCGCTCCCACACAAAGCGTCGTGGCGACCAAGCGACCGAAAGACCTTATGCCCAGGCAGCCAGGCAGCTTTTCGGCAGACGCTGCGACATCCCGACCTGCGAAGCGCTACGACGGTGTAGGGCGGTGGAGCAGGTCGCTCGCGAACATTTCCGTTTCGATCCGCGAGGGTGCAGTGGCTAGGTGTTTCGCAGCCATCGTGACGCGCGCTGCTTCCACGATATGCCGCTGAAACCGGGCAGGACACGCGCCTGTTCCACGAAGCGATTCGGCGAAGATTCCCGCAAAGGCGCGGGTGCCGGACCGCGCCAGAATCGCGTGGCAGAACAGAGGCGCGATTCACGTACAGAAAAAAAGCGGCCCGAAGGCCGCTTTTTGTTTGCTGCGAAGAACGGGCGCCGATCAGCTGGCGCGTTCCTTGTGCTCCTTGTCGTCGTCGCTTTCGCTGTCGCCGGCCCTGCTGTGCGGCTGGTGCTGGGCGACGCTGACCGGCGCGTCCGCCGGAGCGGCAGACGGCGCATCGAACAGGCCGTTGCCAGCCGCAGCGGCAGGTGCCGGTTCGGCATCGCCGACGTGGCGGTTTTCGGCGCTGTCCGACACCGGAGCAGCAGCGACCGGCGCGTGTACCGGCGTCGGTTCGACCGCCGCGGCCGGCGCTTCCTCATGGAACACGTCCAGCAGCGTGGTCTGCACCGGCACGTAGGCCGGCTTGCTGGGCGCTTCTTCCTCGGCGAGCGGTTGCGGCGTCGGCGCGGCGTCCTGCTGCGGCTCGGCGACCACCGTGGCTGCCGTTGCCGGTTCCTCGGCTGGCGCGACCGGTGCCACGGCGGCTTCCGGTTCCGCAGCGGGCTTCGCCGCAACGACCGGGGCGGGCCGTTCGACGATCGGCGTCGACGCCGGCTGCAGCGCCGCTTCGATCGCCGCCGGCGGCGTGTCGGACGCGACCGGTTCGGCGACGAACGCCGGCGCAGATTCCGCTGCAGGCGCTTCCGCTGCAGGCGCCGCTTCGGGACGCGAGACCGGCACTTCGCTGGCGGAAGGCAATGGCGCCGCCGTCACCGGCGTCGCTGCCGCCGTGGGTGCCACTGCCGCAGGTGCCACTTCCGCCGGTGCAGCCTCGGCCTGTACCGGCTCGGCAACTGCCGGTTCGGCAACGGCGGGAGCCGTTGCGATCGTCGCCACCGCGGCTGCGGCGACCGGCGCGGACTGCGCCGGGGCAGCGTCGGCGTTTGCCTCGGCTTCCTGCGCTGCAACGGCAGCGACCGGCGCCTGCGCCGCGGCAGGATGCTCCTGTCGCGGCCGCGGCTCGCGCTTTTCCCGCGGTGTACGCGGCGCCTGCTGCGGCTTGGCCTCGGCGGCTTCGCCGGGGGCGGTGTCGTCGTCGAAGTCGAACTCCGGCTGGTTGCGGCTCGGCGCCGGCGCGGTTTCGCCGTCGCTGTCGCTGTCGCCGGCATCCAGTTCGTTGTCGTCGAACGCCGCGCCCTCGCTGCCGCTGCCGGCTTCGCCATTGCCGCGACGGCGGCGGCGGCCGCCACGACGGCCACGACGGCGGCGGCCACCGGCCTCGCCATTGGCGTCGTCGGCGTCGCCGTTCTCGCCGGCCGGGACCGCCTGCGCGGTTTCCGCGGCACTCTCGCGTTCATCGACGCTCGCCGGTGCCACGTTCGACTGCGGCGCGGCCGCTGCCGGCGTGGCGGTGTTGACCTCGCTGACCGGTGCGTCGCTGCTCAGCGCGGCGGCACCACCGGCCACGGCGGCGGCCGCGATCGTGGTGGCGTCCTGCGTTGCAGCGGCGGGAGCGGCGGCGACGGGCTTGGCCGCGACCTCGTCCTGGCGCGGCTGGCGCTGCGGCTTGTCGCCCTGCAGCGCGGCCGATGCCGGCTCCTGCTGCGGCCGGGGCTGCCGCGGCGGGTTCTGCGGCTGCTGTTGCTTCGGCGCCTTCGGCTGCTGCGGCGGGTTCTGCTGCGGCTTGGCCTGCTGCGGCGCCTGTTCGTTGCGCGGCGGCTTGGCCGCCAGGTTCTGCTGGCCGCCTTGCGCATTGCCGCCGCCGTTGCCCGGACGCCGCTCGTCGCGACGCACGTTGCCGCCGTTGCCGCGCGCGGCATTGCCGCCCTGGCCGCCGTTGCGGTTGCCGCCATCGCGACGCGCGTTGCGGTCGCCGCGGTCGTTGCGGTTGCGGTTGCCGTCGTGGGCGCGCTGGCGCTGCGCCGGCTCGCTCGCGGCCGGCGCCGGCGCCGGGCTTTCGCCGGCACCGAAGATCCGCTTCAGCCAGCCGACCACGCCGGTGGCCGGAGCCGCGACCGGAGCGGGCGCCGGGGCCTGGACCTGCACGGGCGCGGCGACCGGTTCGGGCGCCTCGACCACTTCGCGCACCGGGGCCGGCTGCGAGTGCTTCACATTGGTCACCGCGGGCGCCGGAATGTTCAGCTGCGCCTTGGTCAGCGCATGCACCGGCAGCTTGCGCGGGGTGTTGCGCTGGTAGCTGGGCTTGGCGCTTTCCTCGCCGAGCTCGTTCTCGCGCAGGCGGGTCACTTCGTAGTGCGGGGTGTGCAACTGCTCGTCGGCGACGATGACGATCGGCGCGTCGTGGCGCTTCTCGATCTCGCTGAGCGCGCGGCGCTTCTCGTTGAGCAGGTAGTTGGCGATCTCCACCGGGGCCTGCACCAGCACCTGTCCGGTGTTCTCCTTCATCGCGTGCTCTTCGGCGACGCGGATGATCGACAGCGACATCGACTCGACGCTGCGCATGCGGCCATGGCCGTCGCAGCGCGGGCATACGATC carries:
- a CDS encoding response regulator; its protein translation is MAIRVFLVDDHALVRTGMKLILSNQTDIEIVGEAESGEAAMPQIRQLKPDIVLCDLHMPGVSGLEVTERIVKGDHGTKVIIVSVLEDGPLPKRLLEAGASGYVGKAGDAQELLRAVRDVAMGKRYLGANIAQNLALANLEGGGSPFDALSPRELEVALLLTRGLRQEDIAKRLSLSAKTVNTHKARLFEKVGIHDNIALARLATQYGLLDPAHPL
- a CDS encoding Rne/Rng family ribonuclease; this encodes MKRMLINATQAEELRVAIVDGQTLYDIDIEQPSKEQKKSNIYKGRITRLEPSLEAAFVEYGGERHGFLPLKEISRDYFQAGVDHNKATIRELLREGQEVVVQVDKEERGNKGAALTTFISLAGRYMVLMPNSPSAGGVSRRIEGEDRAALKEALDKLNIPDDMGVIIRTAGVGRDAEELQWDLDYLLQVWKSIAEAALAKPAPFLIYQESRLIIRALRDYLRADIGEILVDTVEMYGDAQEFMQQVMPQSLRKLKHYTDDIPLFNRFQIESQIEAAYERSVRLPSGGSIVVDQTEALTAVDVNSSRATKGSDIEDTAFQTNLEAAEEVARQLRLRDLGGLVVIDFIDMASNKHQREVENRLQNALKYDRARVQIGRISRFGLLEMSRQRLRPSLGESSQIVCPRCDGHGRMRSVESMSLSIIRVAEEHAMKENTGQVLVQAPVEIANYLLNEKRRALSEIEKRHDAPIVIVADEQLHTPHYEVTRLRENELGEESAKPSYQRNTPRKLPVHALTKAQLNIPAPAVTNVKHSQPAPVREVVEAPEPVAAPVQVQAPAPAPVAAPATGVVGWLKRIFGAGESPAPAPAASEPAQRQRAHDGNRNRNDRGDRNARRDGGNRNGGQGGNAARGNGGNVRRDERRPGNGGGNAQGGQQNLAAKPPRNEQAPQQAKPQQNPPQQPKAPKQQQPQNPPRQPRPQQEPASAALQGDKPQRQPRQDEVAAKPVAAAPAAATQDATTIAAAAVAGGAAALSSDAPVSEVNTATPAAAAPQSNVAPASVDERESAAETAQAVPAGENGDADDANGEAGGRRRRGRRGGRRRRRGNGEAGSGSEGAAFDDNELDAGDSDSDGETAPAPSRNQPEFDFDDDTAPGEAAEAKPQQAPRTPREKREPRPRQEHPAAAQAPVAAVAAQEAEANADAAPAQSAPVAAAAVATIATAPAVAEPAVAEPVQAEAAPAEVAPAAVAPTAAATPVTAAPLPSASEVPVSRPEAAPAAEAPAAESAPAFVAEPVASDTPPAAIEAALQPASTPIVERPAPVVAAKPAAEPEAAVAPVAPAEEPATAATVVAEPQQDAAPTPQPLAEEEAPSKPAYVPVQTTLLDVFHEEAPAAAVEPTPVHAPVAAAPVSDSAENRHVGDAEPAPAAAAGNGLFDAPSAAPADAPVSVAQHQPHSRAGDSESDDDKEHKERAS